One genomic window of Corvus moneduloides isolate bCorMon1 chromosome 14, bCorMon1.pri, whole genome shotgun sequence includes the following:
- the SLC7A3 gene encoding cationic amino acid transporter 3, which produces MLGEKMSSFGKKLIRRRMVDLSSNDTHFARCLTTLDLVSLGVGSTLGAGVYVLAGEVAKEMAGPSIILCFLVAAFSSVLAGLCYAEFGARVPKAGSAYLYSYVTVGEIWAFIAGWNLILSYVIGTASVARAWSAAFDNIIGNHISTFFANKTTMHLPGVLAERPDFFAVILILLLTLLLAFGVSESALVNKIFTAVNLLVLSFVIIAGFIKGDIKNWQLSENCVNCSQSDSPDDMKKAFGSGGFFPFGLEGTLTGAATCFYAFVGFDCIATTGEEARNPQRSIPIGIIASLFICFVFYCGVSASLTLMVPYFLLDKNSPLPEAFKAVGWEPARYAVAVGSLCALSTSLLGSMFPMPRVIHAMAEDGLLFRFLSQIHGRTKTPLIATIISGFFAAVLAFLLDLKDLVDLMSIGTLLAYSLVAVCVLILRYQPRQPNSPQAMEMLELNGNEEERVIMNPTITAASAHHKETFSLAMLFNPPGDTPTVLSGRIVYFCVAVIAALITVICLVLTLSTAALKDANVGCVVALVLLLVALLILTIIIWRQPQSNARLNFKVPFLPLLPIFSIFINILLMVQLSSGTWARFAVCTVGGFVIYFTYGIWNSVEGKNAEGACAAVEKPLQQPGLDLSPGAAAV; this is translated from the exons atgttgggggaaaaaatgagcagTTTTGGGAAGAAGCTGATCCGCCGGCGCATGGTGGACCTGAGCTCCAATGACACACATTTTGCTCGCTGCCTCACCACATTAGACCTTGTATCCCTTGGTGTGGGCAGCACGCTAGGGGCTGGTGTGTATGTGCTGGCTGGGGAGGTAGCCAAGGAGATGGCTGGTCCCTCAATCATCCTCTGCTTCCTGGTGGCTGCTTTCTCATCGGTACTGGCTGGACTCTGCTATGCAGAGTTTGGGGCCCGTGTCCCCAAGGCCGGCTCTGCTTACCTCTACAGCTACGTTACTGTTGGTGAGATCTGGGCTTTTATAGCCGGCTGGAACCTCATTCTCTCCTATGTCATAG GTACGGCCAGTGTGGCTCGAGCCTGGAGTGCAGCATTTGACAACATCATCGGCAACCACATCTCCACCTTCTTCGCCAACAAGACCACAATGCACCTGCCAGGAGTGCTGGCTGAGCGTCCAGACTTCTTTGCTGTAATCCTGATTTTGCTGCTTACTT TACTGCTGGCCTTTGGTGTCAGCGAATCTGCCCTCGTGAACAAAATCTTCACGGCGGTGAACCTGTTGGTGCTGAGCTTTGTCATCATTGCTGGCTTCATCAAGGGAGACATCAAGAACTGGCAGCTTTCAGAGAACTGTGTCAACTGCTCACAGTCAGACTCACCAGATGACAT gaaaaaagcttttggctctggtgggtttttcccctttggactggaagggaccctgaCTGGTGCTGCCACCTGTTTCTATGCCTTCGTGGGCTTTGACTGCATTGCCACCACAG GGGAGGAAGCCAGGAACCCACAGCGCTCGATCCCCATTGGCATCATTGCGTCCCTCTTcatctgctttgtgttttattgCGGGGTCTCTGCATCCCTGACTCTCATGGTGCCCTACTTCCTCCTGGACAAGAACAGCCCTCTGCCTGAGGCCTTCAAGGCGGTAGGCTGGGAGCCTGCCCGCTACGCTGTTGCTGTTGGGTCACTCTGTGCCCTCTCCACCAG CTTGCTGGGCTCCATGTTTCCCATGCCCCGAGTGATCCATGCCATGGCAGAGGACGGGCTGCTCTTCAGGTTCCTCTCCCAGATCCACGGTCGCACAAAGACCCCTCTGATAGCCACCATCATCTCAGGGTTCTTTGCAG CGGTGTTGGCCTTCCTGCTTGACCTGAAGGACCTGGTGGACCTCATGTCAATCGGCACGCTGCTGGCCTACTCCCTGGTGGCGGTGTGCGTGCTCATCCTCCG GTACCAGCCCAGACAGCCGAACTCCCCGCAGGCCATGGAAATGCTGGAGCTGAATGGGAACGAGGAGGAGAGAGTGATCATGAACCCGACCATCACTGCTGCCAGTGCCCATCACAAAGAGACGTTTTCCCTGGCGATGCTGTTCAAcccacctggggacacccccacTGTGCTCTCAGGGCGCattgtttatttctgtgtggCAGTCATTG CTGCACTGATCACAGTCATCTGCTTGGTCCTGACCCTCAGTACGGCCGCGCTGAAGGATGCCAACGTGGGCTGTGTTGTGGCTCTGGTGCTGCTCCTTGTGGCTCTGCTCATTCTCACCATCATCATTTGGAGGCAGCCGCAGAGCAACGCCCGGTTAAACTTCAAA GTACCTTTCCTACCACTCCTGCCAATCTTCAGCATCTTTATTAACATCCTGCTGATGGTACAGCTGAGTTCCGGCACCTGGGCGCGGTTTGCCGTCTGTACGGTTGGGG GTTTTGTTATTTACTTCACCTACGGGATTTGGAACAGTGTGGAAGGGAAAAACGCAGAAGGAGCCTGTGCCGCAGTAGAAaagcctctgcagcagcctggacTGGACctcagccctggggctgctgcagtgtga